The nucleotide sequence TCCGCAATGCCAGATTGTTCCTCAGCCCGAATCTCAATTCTCGTTTCGAATTCAGGGCAAGGAACGGTTGCGCTGGCATCATGCAACCCATTATTCACGCCCTTTTTTCTATCCGCTGACCGGGCCGTCCGGCATCCCGTTAACTCGCATTGGACATCCCGGGGCTCCCAATCATGACCATCATCGTTCGGTCTGGTTCGCGCACCACCAGGTACTGGGAATCAACTTCTGGGCAGAAAATACGGAAGCGACCATCGCACAGAAACGCTGGCTTTCCCTCGATGAAGCAGACGACGAAGCAATCCTGGCAGTGGAACTGGAATGGCGGGATGGACATGACCCACAGCCTTTACTGCGCCAGGAACTGATTTCTGCAATACGTACGAATCAAAAACAGGAACTGTTTCTGGAACTGCAAACCACATTTTATCCGATGGCAGAATCCCTGGAGTTTCAGAAAACGAATTTCGGTTTTCTGGCGGTGCGGGTCGCGAAATCCATCTCCAGTTTTTTCGGTGCAGGAAAAATCACGAACAGTCGCCAGCAGTCGGGTGAAAAAGAGATCTTTGGTAAACCGGCTGAATGGATGGATTATTCAGGTCCTGTTGCACCTGAAATCACAGAGGGAATCACCTATTTTTATCATCCCGAAAATCCCGTGGCAGCATCAGAGGATTCTGTATCGTGGCATGTTCGGGAAGATGGCTGGATGGGAGCATCTCCCTGCATGCACGGATCTCTGGAAACAACTCGAAAGACGCCGTTGACATTTCGATTTCTACTGCATGCCCATGCCGGCGAAATCAATCATGACCAGGCAAGCAGGGTCTATCAGCAATTTTCGGAGAGTCTGCGTTATCAGTTGCGTAAGCCGGAAAAGAAGCACACCAGCGCATCGGTCAGTCGAAGAACTTCTCAGTAAGTAGATTTACCAGACAAGTTCAATCCCGCCGGTAATACCATCGGCAGAGAACTTGGAGTGCTCCTGGCGGACTTTCGTACCAGTTGCCGGATTTGAAGAAGACCGGTCTTCATTGTAGTCAATGATATCGTAAGCACGCGAGACCTGACCAATAAACAGGTAATCGTACCCGACGAAACAGCGAAGATGTTCAGTCACATTCAGTTTGGCATACAAGGAAAGCTGGAATGTAGGAGAAAACTCATTGTTTTTCTGTACGGAAACAATTGTCGGGTCGGTGGCTTCAAACAGTTGATCTGTTCGCACCTGATCGGTATCCCGATTGAACCCGAAGGTAAATTTGGGTTCTGCCCCAATTGTAAAGCGACTGTGTCGGTATTCTGCCCGGGCACCAATGCTGGGGCCGAACACACGGTTTTCGACTTTTGAATAGATGGTTGTAGTACGAGGTGTTCCGATTCCCCCACCTGAATCCACGCCTACCTGGTTCATTGTTTCCCGCAGACTGATGAAACGAAAACCGAACAGAGGCTGCATCCGAAATCCTTCGCCGGGGAGGTAGGGATCCAAGATATAATTCACCCCGGTACCGAACATCTCAGTGTTCAGGTTCACGCTATAGCTCGTATCGTACACGTTTGTATTGGAAGCCAGAGCTCCATTGATATTGAAGTTGGTCACAACGACCAGGTCATCATCGGGAATGGAATTCGACTGAGTTGCGTAAATGGAATCAGTAGGACGAGTCGATTTATTCTTGAAAATCCCCCAGGCATTCCACTCGATTGCTCCATCCTGTATGGGAAACGCTAATGTAGCCCGCATCCCGTTCGTATCCATGGTACGGTCGATATAATTCAAAGCGACACCATCACCTCGGGCAATACCGGTCGAACGGTCAAATACAGGTGTTGGCTCAGTTGGATCCGGAACCCCCAGGATTGGTGCACTCAATAATATGTTATCAGGTCCTTCCAGGGACCAGTGCAGATACTCCAGTTTGAGAGTTGTCGAACCAAACATGCTTTTGATCGACTTATCAATGGGAGAGTCGTAGGTCCATCCCCGATCGACGGGCAACTGCCGAACCAGAGATCGGGAATAGGTATTGACGCCTGAGAACAGGCCTGATTCATTAACAATTTCTTCATCCACCATGTCGGCATCACCGTGCATGACAAATTCGGTTGTGCCATCATCGGCTGCTGCTACTTTATGCATCCCGACAGGTAAGCCGGTCGAGCACAGCAACACCAGTAGTGCACTCAGTCTGAATGGAGTAATCATCATTACTTTCCAGGATGTGCGACTCATCGATTAAAACCTTGAATTTTTGGATTAAAACACACGAACGTGCTCTTAAACATGAAACTGACTCAGGTATGGCTTTACGGCAGCAGGAATCCGTTCAGGCTGATCTGGCCATCGAATGTACCACCACCAGGATTGAACAGGATGAAACTGTTGTTATTACCGACCGTTGTTACATTCACAATATTATTGATTCCAGTTCCCAGTTGCAGCGGACCATTGAGCATCGCGTTGAAGCCAACTGCTGTTTCGTTATCATCAAAACCGCCATCGAATAAACCAATCAGGTTGTTATCAATGACAACAGAAGAACTTGTGGCATCAATCAGATCAAAGAAAATGGCGTCGCCGCCTATTGCAGACATATTGATAATATTTGTATCGATTTGTACTGAGGAGTTAGCAGCTAAATCCAGAAATCGCAGACCGGTCGAGTCTTCACCCGCCATGACAAAGCCCTGATCGATATTATTGGCGATCAGGATGTTGGAAGGTCCTTCTGTAGTAACCTGAATCCCTTCACTGTTTGTTCCTGCGATTGTAAAGTTGTTATTATTGGTGACGGTCAATGTCATCAGGTCTTCCAGGTCACTGCTGGTGGCCTCGATATCAATCCCCTGATTATTTGTAGCCCCGGTTCCAAAGAACTGGTTCCCATTGGTAACCGTAATATCCATCGGACCTTCCCAGATCACACTCAGTCCAGCGGTGTTGGAGATACTGTTTGTAATATTGTTGCCTTCCATCGATACGGTCAGCAGGGAATCGTCAAGTAATCCACCGGATTGAATACGAATGGCATCTGCACTGTCGTCAGTAATGGTATTGTTCTGCAAGATGATGGCAAACACATCATCGTCGGTATCGTCCAGTTCAATATTGGCCAGGTAGTCAATCGAATGCTCAGTATTATCAGTACCGTTATCCAGTAATTCGGAATCGACCATCTGGAATGTGCGACCATTGACAATTCGGACACCATCGCCCAGCGAATCTTCGACTCGTACACGTGTGAGGTTCACGCGTGGGCCATCGTCAACATCTGTCTCATGCCACTCGATACCGGAAACCGTCGGGATCTGAATTTCCAGTCCATCCAGG is from Gimesia maris and encodes:
- a CDS encoding PmoA family protein, which codes for MSALFPQCQIVPQPESQFSFRIQGKERLRWHHATHYSRPFFYPLTGPSGIPLTRIGHPGAPNHDHHRSVWFAHHQVLGINFWAENTEATIAQKRWLSLDEADDEAILAVELEWRDGHDPQPLLRQELISAIRTNQKQELFLELQTTFYPMAESLEFQKTNFGFLAVRVAKSISSFFGAGKITNSRQQSGEKEIFGKPAEWMDYSGPVAPEITEGITYFYHPENPVAASEDSVSWHVREDGWMGASPCMHGSLETTRKTPLTFRFLLHAHAGEINHDQASRVYQQFSESLRYQLRKPEKKHTSASVSRRTSQ
- a CDS encoding BBP7 family outer membrane beta-barrel protein, which translates into the protein MSRTSWKVMMITPFRLSALLVLLCSTGLPVGMHKVAAADDGTTEFVMHGDADMVDEEIVNESGLFSGVNTYSRSLVRQLPVDRGWTYDSPIDKSIKSMFGSTTLKLEYLHWSLEGPDNILLSAPILGVPDPTEPTPVFDRSTGIARGDGVALNYIDRTMDTNGMRATLAFPIQDGAIEWNAWGIFKNKSTRPTDSIYATQSNSIPDDDLVVVTNFNINGALASNTNVYDTSYSVNLNTEMFGTGVNYILDPYLPGEGFRMQPLFGFRFISLRETMNQVGVDSGGGIGTPRTTTIYSKVENRVFGPSIGARAEYRHSRFTIGAEPKFTFGFNRDTDQVRTDQLFEATDPTIVSVQKNNEFSPTFQLSLYAKLNVTEHLRCFVGYDYLFIGQVSRAYDIIDYNEDRSSSNPATGTKVRQEHSKFSADGITGGIELVW